The Blattabacterium cuenoti genome includes the window ACGTTTGAAAGACTTTTTTGCTCTTCTATAGGAATCCCTAATTTATTAAACGTATCTATTAATTCTGGATCTATTTTTTCATGATTTAAGTCTACTTTTTTTTTTGGAGCAGAATAATAACTTATTTGTTGAAAATCTGGAATTTTGTATTTTATATTTGCCCATATTGGTGGATTCATTTTTTTCCATATATGATAAGATTCTAACCTCCAATCCAACATCCATGTGGGTTCCTTTTTTTTTTCTGTTATTTTACGAATGACTTCTTCATTTAATCCCACTGGGATTTTATCTGATTCTATTGGAGTATAAAATCCATATTTGTATTCGGATTCATAAAAATTTTCCAGTATTTTATTATTTTTTTTCATGATGATGAAAAACTTTTTCCGCAACCACAAGTATGTTTTGCTTTAGGATTATTAAAATAAAAACCTTTTCCGTTTAGTCCATCTGAATATTCTAATGTTATTCCTTCTAAATAAGAAATACTGTTTTGATTTACCAATATTTTCATTTCTTTGTGTTGAAAAAGCCTATCTCCTTTTTGTTTTTTTTGATCAAAAGTAAGTTCATAAGACAGACCTGAACATCCACCAGTTTTAACTCCAAATCTAATAAATGAAACATGATGAGAAAGTCCTTCTTTTTTCATAATAGAAATCAATTTATTTTTCGCTTCTTCTGATATAAAAACCATAATATTTATACAATTTTAATTAATTACACAGGATAAATATAATTGTTTTGCATAATTAAATATTAATTCATAATCCAAGTAATTTTTGTTACTCCTTCTTTTATTCCCCATTTTTTTGACATACCAGCATTAATTTCTAAAATATATTTTATAGGTGAATCTAAATTCATATTTTCTATATTTTTCATAGGATTTACGTATTTGTTCACAAAAACAACAGTATCAAATTGATTAATATATACAATATCTAAAGATATTCGCATATCCTTCATGTCTATTTTCTTATACTCTTCTTTATTTTTCAAAATAAATAACATTCCTCTACTTTCTTTTAGAAAAGACCTATATTTCAATCCATTTTTTTTTTCTATATCTAGATCTGCTAACTCTATATCTATTTTTTTTATGACATTATTATTATTTTTTAAATATAGTACTCCATCTTTAATAAATTCTATTTCTAGTAGACTTCCGATATCCAAAAACATATCAGAATTATTGTCATAAATTCTTTCAGAAGAATTTATAAAAAAACACATAAACATAATGATTAAAGGAAAAAGAATATTGATTTTTTTCATTATGAAAAAAAATATTTTTTAATTCTTGAACAATTGAGAAGAAACAATCCCAATATAATAAAAGGAATACTGAGCCATTGTCCGGTATTCATAGATAAAAAACTAATAAATTCTCCTCCTTGAGGTTCTTTCAAAAATTCGATTAAAAAACGTATAGACCAAAGCGAAATAAAAAAAAAACCGGATAAAAATCCATCATAATTTTTTCTTTTTATTGTATATAAAGACCAAAGTAATAAGAAAACTGAAAGATAACCAATAGATTCATAAATTTGTGCAGGATGTCTAGGTACTATACTCCCATATTCCGTATCCATTTTTATAAATTTTACTGCCCAAGGCAATGTTTCACTGCATGGTTTTCCTACTATTTCAGAATTAAAAAAATTTCCTATTCTAATAAAAACAGCAGATATTGATATGGGAATACACAATCTATCACATAACCAAATAAAAGATTTTTTTTTCAGAATTATTTTACAATAAAATAGATTAGATAAAATAATACCTATGGTAGCCCCATGACTAGATAAACCTCTATAACCAACGAATTCATACCCTTTTATAAATCCTAACAAAAAGGTTTGATTGTTTTCTTTTATAGGGAAAAAGGCTTCAATCCAATGATCTGAAAAATACGAAAAATCATAAAATAAAACCTGACCTAATCTTGCCCCTATAAGAGTTCCAAAAAAAGTACAAATAAATAAAGGATCTAAATATTTTTTATGTATATTATCATTTTGATAGATATATTTCATGATATACCATCCTAATGAAAAAGAAATCACAAACATTAGACTATAAATATGAATAAAAAAACCTTTCCACAAAGGAATTTTTTGAACAGGGTCCCAATTAATAATAATATATTCTAATGGTTTCATGTTTTATTGTTCATTAAATGGATTTTTTTGAATAGGATACCAATCAGATGGTCCCCAAGGATTACATTTAATGATTCTGATTATACTTATGAAAAGAGCTTTAAACAGATTCCATTTTTTTAATGACAAAATCATATAGTTTGAACAAGTTGGAATAAATCTACAATTATTTCCTATCCATGGAGATATCCCTATTTGATATAATGTTACAATTTTTATGAATAAAATTTTTATAATTTTCATTTCATTTATTTTGTTGGTTTTTAATAAAATTTAAAGAAGAACCCGCTTTAAACCATTGAATTTGCTTTTCATTATAAGAATGATGAGCGATGATTGTTTCTTTATATCCATTTTTATGAATTAATTCTATTTCTATATTTTTATTAGGACATATTTTTTTGATGTAAAAATGAAATATGTCTTCTTCTTGTATTTTGTAATAATCATCAGGATTTAAAAAAGTTAAAGCCAAAATTCCTTGTTTTTTCAAATTAGTTTCGTGTATTCTAGAAAAAGATTTCACAAGAACGACACAAACTCCTAAAAAACGAGGTTCCATAGCTGCATGTTCTCTTGAAGATCCTTCTCCATAATTTTCCTCTCCTACAATCAAGGTAAGTATATTTTTTGAGTGATAAAATTTAGAAATTTCATAAACGGGTCCATAACTACCCGTTATAATATTTTTGATTTTATTTTTTTCTTGATTAAAAGCATTTACAGCTCCCATTAATAAATTTTTAGAAATCATCTCAAGATGACCTCTGTATTTTAACCAGGGCCCCGCCATTGAAATATGATCTGTAGTACATTTTCCTTCAATTTTGATTAAAAGTCTAACATTGAGAAAATCATTTCCATTCCATGGAAAAAATGGGGATAAAACTTGTAACCTTTTAGAATTTTTTTTTATAATTACAGATAGTTTTTTTTTATTTTCTTTTTTTGAAAAACTTTCATATCCTAATTTTTCTATATTAAAATTCATTGTAGGAGTTTCCATTGATTTAGGTTCTTCAAATTTTACATACTCATTCATTTCATTTTTTAACATATCTTTTCTAGGATCAAAAGTCAAATTTCCAGAAAAAGCTAAGGCAGTTACAATTTCTGGAGAAGCGATAAAAGCATGTGTTTTTGGGTTTCCATCATTACGAGATGAAAAATTCCTATTAAAAGTATGAATAATTGTATTTTTCACATTTTTTTTATTTCCTTTTCTTACCCATTGTCCAATACAAGGCCCACAAGCATTAGAAAAAATTTTAGCTCCAATTTCTTTAAAAAGAGATAAAAAACCTTTCTCTTTCATGAGAGAATAAATTTTATTGGATCCTGGTGATACCATATATTCTGAATGGATTTTCAATTTTTTCTTTTTGGCTTGTTGAATTATGGATATTGCCTTTGAAAAATCTTCATAAGAAGAATTTGTGCATGAACCAATTAATCCTACCTCAATTTTGGTTTTCCAATTATTTTTAGCAGCCTCCTCTTTCATTTTAGAAATAGGAGTCGCTTTGTCTGGAGTAAAAGGTCCATTGATATGGGGCTCTAAAATATTTAAATCTATTTTTATTACTTTATCATAGTAATGACATGGTTTTTGATAAACTTCTGGATCTGCTTTTAAAAAATCCTTGATTTTTTCTATCATTACAGATACCTGATTCCTTCCATTTGTATTCAAAAAATCTTTCATCTTATCATCATAAGGAAATAAAGATGACGTAGCACCTATTTCTGCTCCCATATTACAGATTGTTGCTTTTCCAACACAAGAAATACTATCAATTCCTTCTCCAAAATATTCAATAATATGATTTTTAGCTCCTGAAACTCCAATCATTCCAGACAATTTTAAAATTACATCTTTAGGAGAAGTCCAACCATTAATCTTTCCGATTAAATGGACTCCAAGTATTTTAGGAAATTGTAATTCTAAAAGCGATCCAGACATCACTTCAGCTGCATCAGCCCCTCCAACTCCTATCGCCAGCATCCCTAATCCTCCTGCATTAGGAGTATGAGAATCGGTTCCTATAATCAACCCTCCAGGAAATGCATAATTTTCTAGAATAATCTGATGAATAATTCCTGATCCAGGTTTCCAAAAATCTATTCTATATTTATGAGAGGCAGATTTCAAAAAATTATAAATCTCTTCATTTTTTTCTATAGCATTTCTTAAATCTAAATCTGAACCATATTGAGCCGATATGAGATGATCACAATGAATCGATGTCGGAATACACGTCTTGCATTTTTTAGTTTGCATAAATTGAAGCAAAGTCATTTGAGCTGTCGCATCTTGCATGATAATACGATCAGGTAATAAATCCATGTAATATTTATTTCTTAAATTCTTCTTCTTAAAAGAAGATTCTAACTCTTTTATTTCATCAACTAAATGAGAGTATAGAATTTTTTCCGAATAAGTCATAGGTTGATTTCTCACATTCCTAATTTTTTCAATTTTATACGAAAAATTTGTATAAAAATTTCGAATTCTATCAAGATCGAAGATCATAAATTTTTCTTTTGAAAAGAATATACATAAATTATGTTTCGTTTAAAAAAACATTAATTTTTTCGTAAAAGTCTATGGGGTTGTCTATGTGGATCCAATGATCAGATTTTTTTACAGTCCAAATTTTAGATCGGGGAAACAACTTTTGTATATCATTATGATCTTTATCAAGAATATAATTTGAATACTCTCCTCGCAAAAATAATGTAGAACCATGATATGAACCATTTTTTATTTTTTTAATTAAAGAATCATAATTTTTTTCAATGTTCAATAAAGAAAAATGGAAACATAGTTTTCCATTCTTTTGTTTTTGTGTACATTTAGAAAAAAAGGATCTAATCTTTAGATCAAAAATCCATTTTTTTAAAAAATGATCAAGATCTTTTCTAGTGTGAATAATATTGAAATCCACTTTTTTTAAAAAGTGGATTAATTTTTTTTGATTGAAATCTATGTAATCCTTAGGACTGATATCCAAAATTATAATTTTTTTTGGAATCGTAGGATACTTTATAGAAAACTTCATCACGGCTCTTCCTCCTATAGAATGTCCCAATAATATAGGATGATTCAATTCATAATAATAGACATATTTTAATATATCTTTTGATATAATATCGTAATTCATTTTTTCGGAAACGAAACTTTTTCCATGATTTCTCATATCCAATAGATGAATTTGATAATTGTTTTCAAATTTTTTAGCAAAAGAAATCCAATTTTCTCCATTTCCAAACAATCCATGAAAAACTAAAATAGGATAACCTGATCCGTATATTCTAGAATGCAGTATCATTTTCTTTTTATATTTTTTCTACTTTACGAAGTATTTTCAAATAACTTTGTATTGTATTTTTTAGTCCCATATATATAGATTCGATAATTAAAGCATGTCCAATTGATACCTCTGATAGATTTGGTATTTTTTCAATTAAAAAAGAAATATTATTTAAATTTAAATCATGTCCAGCATTAATTGACATATGATGACTCACCACAATTTTCGATGTATTAACATATGGATCAATGCAATTCCATTTTTTATTTGCATATCCTATGGAAAAAGGTCCAGTATATAATTCTATCCTATCTGCTCCCGTTTTAGATGCATATGAAACCAATTCTGGTTTTGGATCTAAAAAAATAGAAGTTCGAATTCCATAATCTTTTAATGTTTTAATTTTATCAGTCAAAAAATCTTGATATAAAAACGTATTCCATCCAAAACTTGATGTTATTGCCTCTTCAGAATCAGGAACTAAAGTTACTTGTGTTGGTTTCACATCTAATACTAGTTTCATAAATTTTTCAGTAGGATTTCCTTCAACGTTCAATTCTGTTGAAATGACAGAACGGATGTCATACACATCTTTATATGTAATATGTCTTTCATCAGGACGTGGATGTATAGTAATCCCATGACATCCAAATTTCTGAACATCTATTGCGACTTGAACAACATTGGGTATATTCCCTCCTCTTGCATTTCTTAACAGAGCTATCTTATTTAAATTAACACTTAACCTTACCATTTTTTTACAACTTCTTTTTTAGTAACTTGTGTTACTTCTAAATCGAATTCTTTAGCCGCTGTTAATAAATGATCGAAAACGCTAGCTTGTATCTGTTCGTATTTAATAGAGACAGAAGTATTTGTAAAACAATATAATTCTACGGGTAATCCATAAGGAGTAGGTTCTAAATGTCTAATCATCAAAGTTTCTGATTGTGATATTTTTGGATGTTGTGATAAATATTCCAATGCATATTGACGAAAAAGACCAATATTTGTTAATTTTCTTCCATTAAGATTATTGATATTTATATCAATATTTCTTTTTTTATTAAAAAGATTTATTTCTTCTTGTTTTTTTTGTATATAACTTTTTATTAAATAAACATGTTGAAATTTTTTTAATTTACATGAATTACAAAAATGAAAAGATTGAATATTGAATAAAATAGATCTTTTAATTCTACGTATATTTTTTTGACGCATAAATTCAAAATTCGTAACAGCTGTGGAAATTAAATCATAAGTGGGGACACTAGTAATAGTTTTATCAAAATTTTCTATTTTTGCGGAAGTTAAATTAATTTCAATCACCGTTCCTTCTATATTGTATTTAGGAATTCGAATCCAATCTCCCACTTTTATCATTTTTGTAGAAGCCATTTGTACTCCTGAAACAAATCCCAGTATGGTATCTCTAAATACCAATATCACAAAAGCCGTTATAGCTCCTAAACTCGTCAAAACAGTAATTAGATCATTCTTTGTAAGAATAGCAATAATAACCAAAATACAAAATATTATGGATATAATTTTCAATAATTGTGAAAAAGAGCGTACTGCTATGGTTTGATGATTATTTTCACTTGTAGCTATTCTCATAATAGAATTCACTACTCGAATTAAAAATTGTAAAACAATTAGAACGAATAATATATCAAATATTTTTTCTAAATAAATGATAATCGTATGATATTCATTAAAAAATGGTTTAATTAATATTAAACCAATAGATAATGGAAAAAAATGAGATAAACTATC containing:
- a CDS encoding HesB/IscA family protein — its product is MVFISEEAKNKLISIMKKEGLSHHVSFIRFGVKTGGCSGLSYELTFDQKKQKGDRLFQHKEMKILVNQNSISYLEGITLEYSDGLNGKGFYFNNPKAKHTCGCGKSFSSS
- a CDS encoding DUF192 domain-containing protein, producing the protein MKKINILFPLIIMFMCFFINSSERIYDNNSDMFLDIGSLLEIEFIKDGVLYLKNNNNVIKKIDIELADLDIEKKNGLKYRSFLKESRGMLFILKNKEEYKKIDMKDMRISLDIVYINQFDTVVFVNKYVNPMKNIENMNLDSPIKYILEINAGMSKKWGIKEGVTKITWIMN
- the lgt gene encoding prolipoprotein diacylglyceryl transferase; this translates as MKPLEYIIINWDPVQKIPLWKGFFIHIYSLMFVISFSLGWYIMKYIYQNDNIHKKYLDPLFICTFFGTLIGARLGQVLFYDFSYFSDHWIEAFFPIKENNQTFLLGFIKGYEFVGYRGLSSHGATIGIILSNLFYCKIILKKKSFIWLCDRLCIPISISAVFIRIGNFFNSEIVGKPCSETLPWAVKFIKMDTEYGSIVPRHPAQIYESIGYLSVFLLLWSLYTIKRKNYDGFLSGFFFISLWSIRFLIEFLKEPQGGEFISFLSMNTGQWLSIPFIILGLFLLNCSRIKKYFFS
- the yidD gene encoding membrane protein insertion efficiency factor YidD, translated to MKIIKILFIKIVTLYQIGISPWIGNNCRFIPTCSNYMILSLKKWNLFKALFISIIRIIKCNPWGPSDWYPIQKNPFNEQ
- a CDS encoding aconitate hydratase → MIFDLDRIRNFYTNFSYKIEKIRNVRNQPMTYSEKILYSHLVDEIKELESSFKKKNLRNKYYMDLLPDRIIMQDATAQMTLLQFMQTKKCKTCIPTSIHCDHLISAQYGSDLDLRNAIEKNEEIYNFLKSASHKYRIDFWKPGSGIIHQIILENYAFPGGLIIGTDSHTPNAGGLGMLAIGVGGADAAEVMSGSLLELQFPKILGVHLIGKINGWTSPKDVILKLSGMIGVSGAKNHIIEYFGEGIDSISCVGKATICNMGAEIGATSSLFPYDDKMKDFLNTNGRNQVSVMIEKIKDFLKADPEVYQKPCHYYDKVIKIDLNILEPHINGPFTPDKATPISKMKEEAAKNNWKTKIEVGLIGSCTNSSYEDFSKAISIIQQAKKKKLKIHSEYMVSPGSNKIYSLMKEKGFLSLFKEIGAKIFSNACGPCIGQWVRKGNKKNVKNTIIHTFNRNFSSRNDGNPKTHAFIASPEIVTALAFSGNLTFDPRKDMLKNEMNEYVKFEEPKSMETPTMNFNIEKLGYESFSKKENKKKLSVIIKKNSKRLQVLSPFFPWNGNDFLNVRLLIKIEGKCTTDHISMAGPWLKYRGHLEMISKNLLMGAVNAFNQEKNKIKNIITGSYGPVYEISKFYHSKNILTLIVGEENYGEGSSREHAAMEPRFLGVCVVLVKSFSRIHETNLKKQGILALTFLNPDDYYKIQEEDIFHFYIKKICPNKNIEIELIHKNGYKETIIAHHSYNEKQIQWFKAGSSLNFIKNQQNK
- a CDS encoding alpha/beta fold hydrolase, producing the protein MILHSRIYGSGYPILVFHGLFGNGENWISFAKKFENNYQIHLLDMRNHGKSFVSEKMNYDIISKDILKYVYYYELNHPILLGHSIGGRAVMKFSIKYPTIPKKIIILDISPKDYIDFNQKKLIHFLKKVDFNIIHTRKDLDHFLKKWIFDLKIRSFFSKCTQKQKNGKLCFHFSLLNIEKNYDSLIKKIKNGSYHGSTLFLRGEYSNYILDKDHNDIQKLFPRSKIWTVKKSDHWIHIDNPIDFYEKINVFLNET
- a CDS encoding pyridoxine 5'-phosphate synthase, giving the protein MVRLSVNLNKIALLRNARGGNIPNVVQVAIDVQKFGCHGITIHPRPDERHITYKDVYDIRSVISTELNVEGNPTEKFMKLVLDVKPTQVTLVPDSEEAITSSFGWNTFLYQDFLTDKIKTLKDYGIRTSIFLDPKPELVSYASKTGADRIELYTGPFSIGYANKKWNCIDPYVNTSKIVVSHHMSINAGHDLNLNNISFLIEKIPNLSEVSIGHALIIESIYMGLKNTIQSYLKILRKVEKI
- a CDS encoding mechanosensitive ion channel family protein; this translates as MFIEKIEIMILKFKGIYDIVHNLDLKRWGTITLIIIGKILFFTIILIILEFIFNRGVRFIVRKIVNSTHFSWDNILYENKVFDSLSHFFPLSIGLILIKPFFNEYHTIIIYLEKIFDILFVLIVLQFLIRVVNSIMRIATSENNHQTIAVRSFSQLLKIISIIFCILVIIAILTKNDLITVLTSLGAITAFVILVFRDTILGFVSGVQMASTKMIKVGDWIRIPKYNIEGTVIEINLTSAKIENFDKTITSVPTYDLISTAVTNFEFMRQKNIRRIKRSILFNIQSFHFCNSCKLKKFQHVYLIKSYIQKKQEEINLFNKKRNIDININNLNGRKLTNIGLFRQYALEYLSQHPKISQSETLMIRHLEPTPYGLPVELYCFTNTSVSIKYEQIQASVFDHLLTAAKEFDLEVTQVTKKEVVKKW